The sequence GACTCCAGCGTGGAAACAAAGCATAACGTAACTGTAGGAAGAGTAGAAAGTTATCGATATGACCCGCAACGAGACAAGGGACAATATTGCCATTTATACCAACGGATTAAGTTGTTTAAGTATAGAAACTCATTGCTAAAATTCACCATTAAGTTGAGAGCTGGTGGACTTTTCAAGTAGGTCGGCTCTACCCATCCGAGAGCGCCAAGATGAACACTGAGCTTTGGGGGCGACTAACGCACTAGGGGAGGTGACAGAATATTTAATTATGTCGATGGTGTCGCTTAACAGAGTCACCAAGATTGTAGAGACGGTTCAGTCCTTGATAACAGCTGCGATGGCCAATACCACGTGGCAGAAGCAAGGTTCGGAGGCATCAGTACTGCATTGATGTTTTCGGACATAACAACAGTGGAGTGATGTTATGAAACGAAGACAGTTCGAATACAAGGGACACAAGGGGCTCCCCAATATTGCTAAAGCTTTAGGGGTATCACCTAATACGCTGAAATCTCGTATCGCCAGGGGCGATGAGCTGGAGCATGCGATTGAGAAAATTCTGGCTAAAAAAACGCTACAGAAAGTTGCGTATGAGTACAAAGGAATCAAGGGGATTCCCAATATAGCCCGAGCGTTTGATGTAAACGAAGGAACTATTTACTACCGAATGAGTAAAGGGATGACAATAGAACAAGCGTTGGGGCCAAAAGCCTTGAACAATCCGATGAGAAGCGTTCAGAAAGGTTGGTCCGGTAAGCCTGATCTGCATCCTCTCTGGCAACTCGCTTTGGGGATATCGCTATGATCTTTGAACACGCACTGATTACTGTCGAGCAGTTGACTGCAATGTACCGTTGCTCAATTGATGCAGAGCCGAATAAAGCGCAGAAAGGTTTGCTTCAACGGGCTGCCTTAAGAGCCATCAGTAACAAATGTACATCGGCATTAACGGAATTAGAAAAGGCTTCAGATAGTGATAACTATCCAAAGCCTGGTTGTGAAATCTCTCGCGAGGAAAAATCGCGATGAAAAGAGTCTTACTGAGAAGGACCTTTTGGTGCATGTCGTTACCACCAGCTAATGGTTGTTGGGTATGGCCAAATAGTGAGTGGATTGCGAGTGGAAAGGGGAACTAGGGAGGTGTGTGATGTCCATCAAAGTGATGAGCTGGGTTTGGGATGTATCGACACTAAAAGGCTCAGACAAATTATTGATGCTCTGTTTAGCTGACCATGCAGATGACAATGGAATGTGCTGGCCATCGATAGAAACCATGGCACGAAAGTCGGGTATATCGGTATCGACGGTGAAGTCGACATTGAAAAAACTCGAAGGAGCAGGGTGGCTAACAAAACGAAACCGATTTAAGACGTCGAATTCTGGAAGAGTAGTGCGCGACAGCAATCAGTATCAACTCTCCCTTAGTGCGTTAAAAACGTCGTCGGACGACCTGGGTATCGAAAGTGAAGGTTTGAATTTTGAACCGCCGAGTTTGGAAGGTTCTGATTTAGAACAGCCGAAATCTGAACATTCAAAATCTGAACATTCGAATTTCGAACAGTCAGAACGGGGCGTTTTCAACAGCCAGAATCTGGCTCGAGGTAGGCCGAAATCTGGCTATAAACCATCATTAGATCCATCAATAGATCCACCAATAAAAGATCTTGCGCCGAACAAGCTAAATCAAATCGCTAACGACAGACTGGCGTATTCGTTGATGCTCAAGGGAGGCAAGATGCACCCCGTTATGAAGTCACATATCCCGCAGCTAGAGAGCCTCTACCCAGGTGTCGATATCCACCATCAACTCAGAATGATGGCTCTCTGGTGTCTCAACAATCCTAAAAGTCGAAAGACCAAAGCAGGCGTGTCTCGGTTCATAGAGAGCTGGCTTAGCAAAGAGCAAAGAAAAGTGCTCAGTTTTCAAACTACCTCAAACGCTCTAAGTCCCTCTGAAGAATTTCGGCGGTATTTGCATTCACAGGGGCGAAGCGTCAGGTTTTAAGGGAGGTGATAAATG is a genomic window of Vibrio sp. CB1-14 containing:
- a CDS encoding helix-turn-helix domain-containing protein, whose product is MSIKVMSWVWDVSTLKGSDKLLMLCLADHADDNGMCWPSIETMARKSGISVSTVKSTLKKLEGAGWLTKRNRFKTSNSGRVVRDSNQYQLSLSALKTSSDDLGIESEGLNFEPPSLEGSDLEQPKSEHSKSEHSNFEQSERGVFNSQNLARGRPKSGYKPSLDPSIDPPIKDLAPNKLNQIANDRLAYSLMLKGGKMHPVMKSHIPQLESLYPGVDIHHQLRMMALWCLNNPKSRKTKAGVSRFIESWLSKEQRKVLSFQTTSNALSPSEEFRRYLHSQGRSVRF